From Streptomyces sp. NBC_00683, one genomic window encodes:
- a CDS encoding aldehyde dehydrogenase family protein, with protein sequence MTTPTDQHDHGIDDVRAEVARARSAGRSWAALGPRERRAALLRWKRTLARRTDEFAGLIASETGKPLHDARAEVLVTLVHLNWAARNAHRVLGRRRVPSGVLSVHQRALLAYRPLGVIGVIGPWNYPLYTPMGSIGYALAAGNAVVFKPSELTPGVGVLLARSFGEAVPDHADLLRAVTGPASTGAALAGAYGPAGVDKIAFTGSPGTARKVAAACAATLTPLLAECGGKDAVLVAADADLDAAADAIVWGAMGNAGQTCAGVERVYAVASVHEELCARIVRGARALAPGEAYGPLTLPSQLGVVERHVKQALVDGGRAVLGGPDASVTRTVGPVVLTGVPEDSPAVTEETFGPVVVVNPVRDMDEAVERANASAYSLGAAVFTRSRAAGLAVAGRLDSGAVSVNSVLGFAAIPALPFGGAGESGYGRIHGEEGLRAFAAPHSVTVRRFAPAVDLTSFATPRAKAARAVELGRRLHARF encoded by the coding sequence ATGACGACCCCGACGGACCAGCACGACCACGGCATCGACGACGTCCGCGCCGAGGTGGCACGGGCCAGGAGCGCCGGCCGGAGCTGGGCGGCGCTCGGCCCCCGGGAGCGGCGCGCGGCGCTGCTGCGCTGGAAGCGGACACTCGCCCGGCGCACCGACGAGTTCGCCGGACTGATCGCCTCGGAGACCGGCAAGCCGCTGCACGACGCCCGCGCCGAGGTGCTGGTGACACTGGTCCACCTGAACTGGGCGGCACGCAACGCCCACCGGGTGCTGGGCCGGCGCCGGGTGCCCTCCGGTGTGCTGTCGGTCCATCAGCGGGCACTGCTGGCCTACCGCCCGCTGGGGGTGATCGGGGTGATCGGGCCGTGGAACTACCCGCTCTACACGCCGATGGGCTCGATCGGCTACGCCCTCGCTGCGGGTAACGCCGTGGTCTTCAAGCCGTCCGAACTCACGCCCGGGGTAGGGGTTCTGCTGGCCCGGAGCTTCGGGGAGGCCGTCCCGGACCACGCGGACCTGCTGCGGGCGGTCACCGGCCCGGCTTCCACCGGCGCCGCCCTGGCAGGCGCGTACGGCCCGGCCGGTGTGGACAAGATCGCCTTCACGGGATCGCCCGGCACCGCCCGCAAGGTCGCGGCGGCCTGCGCGGCCACGCTCACGCCGCTGCTCGCCGAGTGCGGGGGCAAGGACGCGGTACTGGTCGCGGCCGACGCCGATCTGGACGCGGCTGCCGATGCGATCGTCTGGGGCGCAATGGGCAACGCCGGCCAGACCTGCGCGGGCGTGGAGCGGGTCTACGCGGTGGCCTCGGTGCACGAGGAACTGTGCGCGCGCATCGTGCGCGGGGCACGGGCACTGGCTCCCGGCGAGGCGTACGGCCCGCTCACCCTGCCCTCCCAGCTGGGCGTGGTGGAACGCCACGTGAAGCAGGCCCTGGTGGACGGGGGCAGGGCCGTGCTCGGCGGCCCCGACGCGTCGGTGACGCGGACGGTGGGACCGGTGGTGCTCACCGGCGTACCGGAGGATTCCCCGGCCGTGACGGAGGAGACCTTCGGCCCGGTCGTCGTGGTGAATCCGGTGCGCGACATGGACGAGGCCGTCGAGAGGGCGAACGCGTCGGCGTACTCGCTGGGCGCCGCCGTCTTCACCCGCTCCCGGGCGGCCGGGCTCGCGGTGGCCGGACGTCTCGACTCCGGTGCGGTGTCGGTCAATTCGGTGCTCGGCTTCGCCGCGATTCCCGCCCTGCCCTTCGGCGGTGCGGGCGAGTCGGGGTACGGACGGATCCATGGCGAGGAAGGGCTGCGGGCCTTCGCCGCGCCGCACTCGGTCACCGTACGGCGGTTCGCACCGGCGGTGGACCTGACCTCGTTCGCGACGCCCCGGGCGAAGGCCGCACGGGCGGTCGAGCTCGGCAGGAGACTGCACGCCCGGTTCTGA
- a CDS encoding TetR/AcrR family transcriptional regulator, with translation MAARSTNEALLARALIESPPSDALSEQILDAAREQFMTFGLRRSTVDDVAKRAKVSRVTVYRRIGNKDSLVSACLLREYRRFVMDVDDAVAALPTMEDRLVAGFVAVLQHIREHPLVGGLLKLEPEIMLPFLTLESGPAFLAMRGYLTDRLRHAQRAEGRPETDPTPVAELMVRITVSFLLNPVSCFELDDEEQVRAFARRYLVPLLSTG, from the coding sequence ATGGCGGCACGGAGCACGAACGAGGCACTGCTGGCCCGCGCGCTGATCGAGTCGCCGCCGTCGGATGCGCTGAGCGAGCAGATCCTCGACGCGGCACGCGAGCAGTTCATGACCTTCGGGCTGCGCCGCTCGACCGTCGACGACGTGGCCAAGCGGGCCAAGGTCTCGCGGGTGACGGTGTACCGGAGGATCGGAAACAAGGACAGCCTGGTCTCGGCCTGCCTGCTGCGCGAGTACCGCCGCTTCGTCATGGACGTCGACGACGCCGTGGCCGCCCTGCCCACCATGGAGGACCGGCTCGTCGCCGGCTTCGTCGCCGTCCTCCAGCACATTCGCGAACACCCGCTGGTCGGTGGGCTGTTGAAACTGGAGCCGGAGATCATGCTCCCCTTCCTCACCCTGGAGAGCGGTCCGGCCTTCCTCGCGATGCGCGGATACCTCACCGACCGGCTGCGCCATGCCCAGCGTGCGGAAGGGCGGCCGGAGACGGATCCCACACCGGTGGCCGAGCTCATGGTGCGGATCACCGTCTCCTTCCTCCTCAATCCCGTCAGCTGCTTCGAGCTCGACGACGAGGAACAGGTGCGTGCCTTCGCCCGCCGCTATCTGGTGCCGCTGCTCAGCACCGGGTGA
- a CDS encoding acyl-CoA dehydrogenase family protein, which yields MSIDHALPRSLSAEQRDFVTALRDFARRECGTREQREALTAETGGPHAPSLYARLAELGWLGVCLPEAYGGSGGGMTDACLFLRETARGLVPAGGFITSVITAKAYERFGSEEQRKAALGGAVAGQVLSIAMSEPDAGSDVAALRCRAERTPEGDWLINGHKTWISNAHLAEHILLVARTDSGGAKHAGLTMFHVPARTPGIGIRPIETMGGREVNDVYFTDVRLPADAVVGTVDHAWTQLMAGLNAERLFLAANMLGLAERVLDDTVAYVRGREQFGRPVGSFQALRHRLADLATEIECARLLVFDVAAACDAEPERLFPREASMAKLKATETAKLAALEGMQMMGGYGYATEYDMQRHLRAAVVSTVYGGTSEIQRDIIGRSYGL from the coding sequence GTGTCCATCGACCATGCGCTCCCCCGCTCCCTCTCCGCCGAACAGCGGGATTTCGTCACGGCGTTGCGTGACTTCGCCCGGCGCGAGTGCGGTACGCGCGAGCAGCGCGAAGCCCTGACCGCCGAGACGGGCGGGCCGCATGCTCCGTCGCTCTACGCCCGGCTGGCGGAGCTCGGCTGGCTCGGCGTGTGCCTGCCGGAGGCGTACGGGGGCTCGGGCGGCGGGATGACGGACGCCTGCCTCTTCCTGCGGGAGACGGCGCGGGGCCTCGTACCGGCCGGCGGGTTCATCACCTCGGTGATCACGGCCAAGGCATACGAGCGGTTCGGGAGCGAGGAGCAGCGCAAGGCGGCGCTCGGGGGCGCGGTGGCCGGGCAGGTCCTGTCCATCGCGATGTCGGAGCCGGATGCCGGATCCGATGTCGCCGCGCTGCGGTGCAGGGCCGAACGGACCCCGGAGGGCGACTGGCTGATCAACGGCCACAAGACCTGGATCTCCAACGCCCATCTGGCCGAGCACATCCTGCTGGTGGCCCGCACGGACAGCGGCGGTGCGAAACACGCGGGGCTGACCATGTTCCATGTGCCGGCCCGCACCCCGGGGATCGGTATCCGGCCCATCGAGACGATGGGCGGACGTGAGGTCAACGACGTCTACTTCACCGACGTCCGGCTGCCGGCCGACGCGGTGGTCGGCACGGTCGACCATGCCTGGACCCAGCTGATGGCGGGCCTCAACGCGGAACGGCTCTTCCTCGCGGCGAACATGCTGGGGCTGGCGGAGCGGGTGCTCGACGACACGGTCGCCTACGTGCGGGGACGCGAGCAGTTCGGCCGCCCGGTCGGCTCCTTCCAGGCGCTGCGGCACCGGCTGGCGGACCTGGCGACCGAGATCGAGTGCGCGCGGTTGCTGGTCTTCGACGTGGCGGCGGCCTGCGACGCCGAGCCGGAGCGGTTGTTCCCGCGCGAGGCATCCATGGCGAAGCTCAAGGCGACCGAGACCGCGAAGCTCGCGGCGCTGGAGGGCATGCAGATGATGGGTGGCTACGGCTACGCGACCGAGTACGACATGCAGCGGCATCTGCGGGCGGCGGTCGTGTCGACCGTGTACGGCGGGACGAGCGAGATCCAGCGCGACATCATCGGCAGGAGCTACGGGCTGTAG
- a CDS encoding macro domain-containing protein translates to MSGITYVQGDATTPAGKGVKLIVHCCNDLGGWGKGFVLALSRRWPEPEAAYRRWHRERAGNDFGLGAVQVGPYTWVANLVGQRGIRTGSKGVPVRYEAIDAGLEKVAARAGELGASVHMPRIGCGLAGGTWTRVEPLIAGRLADRGIAVTVYDHA, encoded by the coding sequence ATGTCGGGGATCACCTACGTACAGGGCGACGCCACCACGCCCGCGGGCAAGGGCGTCAAGCTGATCGTGCACTGCTGCAACGACCTGGGCGGCTGGGGGAAGGGCTTCGTGCTGGCCCTCTCCCGCCGCTGGCCCGAGCCGGAGGCCGCGTACCGCCGCTGGCACCGCGAGCGCGCGGGCAACGACTTCGGCCTGGGCGCCGTCCAGGTCGGCCCGTACACCTGGGTGGCGAACCTGGTCGGGCAGCGGGGGATACGCACCGGCAGCAAGGGGGTGCCGGTGCGTTACGAGGCGATCGACGCGGGGCTGGAGAAGGTCGCCGCCCGGGCCGGCGAGCTGGGGGCCTCGGTCCATATGCCGCGCATCGGCTGCGGGCTGGCGGGCGGCACATGGACCAGGGTCGAACCCCTCATAGCCGGGCGGCTCGCGGACCGCGGCATCGCCGTGACGGTCTACGACCACGCGTAG
- a CDS encoding AMP-dependent synthetase/ligase, translating into MTTILRLPTERDQLTLPALLLRNAEDHGGLPALSWRAAGDDAGWTTLSWQEVRRETAVLAAGYAALGVERGEQVLMMMGNRPEHWLSDLALTHLGAVPVTVYGTAAPEQIAHIARHSRARFAVIEGARERERWEPLLADPAVPLEKLVVVEPDGAGTHLAHPSLRATGARLHTAEAFEKAWRESRADDPLTVVYTSGTTGDPKAVPITHRSVVANALALDQVVELPDHVEHICYLPFAHIAERMLGIYLPVFRASHVHLCADTAAVAATAGALRPAQFFGVPRVWEKLAASVRAALAGLPEERRAVIEAAGETAREHVSYRERGEEPPAGLEAAYRRAKAEVLDPILALAGFDRLVWTASASAPMPLDVVRFWAGFGIVVMDAWGLTETVGVFTTNSPSAFRLGSVGRPLEGLELRIADDGEILVRGGTVFAGYLREDGTVDGALDADGWFPTGDIGRIDDDGYLWLTDRKKEMIITSTGKNVSPALVENTLKEHPLIGQALVHGDGRSYLVALLVLDPEMAPAWAAARGIDGSPAAYAEHPAVREEIARAVEAANARLNRTEQIKRYRLLSQEWGPDTGELTPSLKLRRRVIREQYGDVLDALYEEGRT; encoded by the coding sequence GTGACCACGATCCTGCGACTTCCCACCGAACGCGATCAACTCACCCTCCCGGCGCTGCTGCTGCGCAACGCCGAGGACCACGGCGGGCTCCCCGCCCTGTCCTGGCGCGCCGCGGGCGACGACGCCGGATGGACGACCCTCAGCTGGCAGGAGGTGCGCCGGGAGACCGCGGTGCTCGCCGCCGGTTACGCCGCCCTCGGAGTGGAGCGCGGCGAGCAGGTCCTCATGATGATGGGCAACCGGCCCGAACACTGGCTGAGCGACCTGGCCCTCACCCACCTCGGAGCCGTCCCCGTGACGGTGTACGGCACCGCCGCTCCCGAACAGATCGCACACATCGCCCGGCACAGCCGGGCCCGGTTCGCGGTCATCGAGGGCGCACGGGAGCGGGAGCGCTGGGAGCCCCTGCTGGCGGACCCCGCGGTACCGCTGGAGAAGCTGGTCGTGGTGGAGCCGGACGGGGCCGGGACGCACCTGGCCCACCCGTCCCTGCGCGCCACCGGAGCGCGGCTGCACACGGCCGAGGCCTTCGAGAAGGCCTGGCGGGAGTCCCGCGCCGACGATCCCCTGACGGTCGTCTACACCTCGGGCACCACCGGTGACCCGAAGGCCGTCCCGATCACGCACCGCAGCGTCGTGGCCAACGCGCTGGCCCTGGACCAGGTGGTGGAGCTCCCCGACCACGTAGAGCACATCTGCTACCTCCCGTTCGCCCATATCGCGGAGCGGATGCTCGGCATCTACCTGCCGGTCTTCCGGGCCTCGCACGTCCATCTGTGCGCGGACACGGCGGCGGTGGCGGCCACCGCGGGCGCCCTGCGTCCGGCCCAGTTCTTCGGGGTCCCGAGAGTGTGGGAGAAGCTCGCCGCAAGCGTACGGGCCGCCCTGGCCGGACTGCCGGAGGAACGGCGGGCGGTGATCGAGGCCGCGGGCGAGACGGCGCGTGAACACGTCTCGTACCGGGAACGGGGCGAGGAGCCGCCCGCCGGTCTGGAGGCCGCGTACCGGCGGGCCAAGGCGGAGGTCCTGGACCCGATCCTCGCCCTCGCGGGCTTCGACCGGCTGGTCTGGACGGCCAGCGCCTCCGCGCCGATGCCGCTGGACGTGGTCCGCTTCTGGGCGGGCTTCGGCATCGTCGTCATGGACGCCTGGGGGCTCACCGAGACCGTCGGGGTGTTCACCACCAACAGCCCGTCGGCCTTCCGGCTCGGATCGGTGGGCCGGCCGCTGGAGGGGCTCGAGCTCCGCATCGCGGACGACGGTGAGATCCTGGTCCGGGGCGGGACCGTGTTCGCCGGCTATCTGCGCGAGGACGGCACGGTGGACGGGGCGCTGGACGCCGACGGATGGTTCCCCACCGGGGACATCGGCCGCATCGACGACGACGGCTACCTGTGGCTCACCGACCGCAAGAAGGAAATGATCATCACCTCGACGGGCAAGAACGTCTCCCCGGCGCTCGTCGAGAACACGCTCAAGGAACACCCGCTGATCGGACAGGCCCTCGTCCACGGCGACGGACGCTCCTACCTGGTGGCCCTGCTCGTCCTCGACCCTGAGATGGCCCCGGCCTGGGCGGCGGCCCGCGGCATCGACGGGAGTCCGGCCGCGTACGCCGAGCACCCCGCCGTGCGCGAGGAGATCGCCCGGGCCGTCGAGGCGGCCAACGCCCGGCTGAACCGCACCGAACAGATCAAGCGCTACAGGCTGCTGTCGCAGGAGTGGGGCCCGGACACCGGCGAGCTGACCCCCTCGCTGAAACTGCGCCGCCGGGTGATCCGCGAGCAGTACGGCGACGTGCTCGACGCACTGTACGAGGAGGGCCGGACCTGA
- a CDS encoding MerR family transcriptional regulator, with amino-acid sequence MATGTDEPTLTVDELAARAGVTVRTVRFYSTRGLLPPPEIGPRRVGHYGPGHLSRLALIEELQHQGMTLAAIERYLEQLPPDLSAHDLAIHRALVASWAPDSAEDMPRAELERRAGRTLSGSDVDRLSAMGVLERPGGPDDDTCRVDVGLLRLGVELLDVPIAHETILAARTVLMEHTRSAAHELSRLFRDEVWNPYREREQDPEHLKAMKSLSAHMQPMVLQALVTAFQRSLKEELRAAFTTE; translated from the coding sequence ATGGCGACCGGGACCGACGAGCCGACGCTCACCGTCGACGAACTGGCTGCGCGCGCGGGAGTCACCGTGCGCACCGTGCGTTTCTACAGCACCAGAGGGCTGCTGCCGCCCCCGGAGATCGGGCCGCGCCGGGTCGGGCACTACGGGCCCGGCCATCTCTCACGGCTCGCCCTGATCGAGGAGCTCCAGCACCAGGGCATGACGCTCGCCGCGATCGAGCGGTATCTGGAGCAGCTGCCGCCGGACCTGAGCGCGCACGACCTGGCCATCCACCGGGCCCTGGTGGCCTCCTGGGCGCCGGACTCCGCGGAGGACATGCCGCGGGCCGAGCTGGAGCGGCGCGCCGGCCGGACGCTCAGCGGCTCGGACGTGGACCGGCTGTCGGCGATGGGGGTGCTCGAGCGCCCCGGCGGTCCCGACGACGACACCTGCCGGGTGGACGTCGGGCTGCTGCGGCTCGGGGTGGAGCTGCTGGACGTACCGATCGCGCACGAGACGATCCTGGCCGCGCGCACGGTCCTGATGGAGCACACCCGGTCGGCCGCCCACGAGCTGTCGCGGCTGTTCCGGGACGAGGTGTGGAATCCGTACCGGGAGCGGGAGCAGGACCCGGAACACCTGAAGGCGATGAAGTCACTGTCCGCCCATATGCAGCCGATGGTGCTGCAGGCCCTGGTGACGGCGTTCCAGCGGTCGTTGAAGGAGGAGCTGCGGGCCGCGTTCACCACGGAGTGA
- a CDS encoding 3-hydroxyacyl-CoA dehydrogenase NAD-binding domain-containing protein — translation MTESTTIRWEQDETGVVTLVLDDPNQSANTMNRAFRDSIEAIADRAEAEKDSIRGIIYASAKKTFFAGGDLKDMIKIGPENAQDAFDAGTAIKRSLRRIETLGKPVVAAINGAALGGGYEIALSAHHRIALDAPGSRIGLPEVTLGLLPAGGGVTRTVRLMGIADALLKVLLQGTQYTPQRALENGLVHEVAATPEEMLDKARAFIDAHPESQQPWDVKGYRIPGGTPSNPKFAANLPAFPANLKKQLAGAPMPAPRNILAAAVEGSQVDFETALTIEARYFTELVTGQVSKNMIQAFFFDLQAVNSGASRPKGIEERPIRKVAVLGAGMMGAGIAYSCARAGIDVVLKDVSTEAAAKGKAYSEKLLAKALSRGRTTEAKRDELLARITPTGDPADLAGCDAVIEAVFEDTALKHKVFQEIQDIVEPDALLCSNTSTLPITVLAEGVSRPVDFIGLHFFSPVDKMPLVEIIKGEKTGDEALARAFDLVRRIRKTPIVVNDSRGFFTSRVIGHFINEGVAMVGEGVEPASVEQAAAQAGYPAKVLSLMDELTLTLPRKIRNETRRAVEEAGGTWTPHPSDAVIDRMVDEFGRPGRSGGAGFYEYDEDGRRARLWPGLREHFTKPDTDVPFADMQERMLFSEALDSVRCLEENVLITVADANIGSIMGIGFPAWTGGVLQYINGYEGGLPGFVARARQLAERYGDRFLPPALLLEKAEKGETFHD, via the coding sequence ATGACCGAGAGCACGACCATCCGCTGGGAACAGGACGAGACCGGCGTCGTCACCCTCGTACTCGACGACCCCAACCAGTCGGCCAACACGATGAACCGGGCCTTCAGGGACTCCATCGAGGCCATCGCCGACCGGGCCGAGGCCGAGAAGGACTCCATCCGGGGCATCATCTACGCCTCCGCCAAGAAGACCTTCTTCGCGGGCGGTGACCTCAAGGACATGATCAAAATCGGTCCCGAGAACGCGCAGGACGCGTTCGACGCGGGCACCGCGATCAAGAGGTCCCTGCGCCGCATCGAGACCCTCGGCAAGCCGGTCGTCGCCGCGATCAACGGTGCCGCGCTCGGCGGCGGTTACGAGATCGCCCTCTCCGCCCACCACCGCATCGCCCTGGACGCCCCCGGCTCCCGGATCGGCCTGCCCGAGGTCACCCTCGGCCTGCTGCCGGCGGGCGGCGGCGTCACCCGCACCGTGCGGCTGATGGGCATCGCCGACGCGCTGCTCAAGGTCCTCCTCCAGGGCACCCAGTACACCCCGCAGCGGGCCCTGGAGAACGGCTTGGTCCACGAGGTCGCCGCCACTCCCGAGGAGATGCTCGACAAGGCCCGCGCCTTCATCGACGCCCACCCCGAGTCGCAGCAGCCCTGGGACGTCAAGGGCTACCGGATCCCCGGCGGCACTCCGTCCAACCCGAAGTTCGCGGCCAACCTGCCCGCCTTCCCGGCCAACCTGAAGAAGCAGCTCGCGGGCGCACCCATGCCCGCGCCCCGCAACATCCTGGCGGCGGCGGTCGAGGGCTCGCAGGTCGACTTCGAGACCGCGCTGACCATCGAGGCCCGCTACTTCACCGAGCTGGTCACCGGCCAGGTCTCGAAGAACATGATCCAGGCGTTCTTCTTCGACCTCCAGGCCGTCAACTCCGGTGCCAGCCGCCCCAAGGGCATCGAGGAGCGCCCGATCCGCAAGGTCGCCGTCCTCGGCGCCGGGATGATGGGCGCGGGCATCGCGTACTCCTGCGCCCGCGCGGGCATCGACGTCGTCCTCAAGGACGTCTCCACCGAGGCCGCCGCCAAGGGCAAGGCGTACAGCGAGAAGCTGCTCGCCAAGGCGCTCTCCCGGGGCCGTACGACCGAGGCGAAGCGCGACGAGCTGCTGGCCCGCATCACCCCGACCGGGGACCCGGCCGACCTCGCGGGCTGCGACGCGGTGATCGAGGCCGTCTTCGAGGACACCGCGCTCAAGCACAAGGTGTTCCAGGAGATCCAGGACATCGTCGAGCCCGACGCGCTCCTCTGCTCCAACACCTCGACCCTGCCCATCACCGTGCTCGCCGAGGGCGTCAGCCGGCCGGTCGACTTCATCGGACTGCACTTCTTCTCGCCCGTCGACAAGATGCCGCTCGTCGAGATCATCAAGGGCGAGAAGACGGGCGACGAGGCACTGGCCCGTGCCTTCGACCTGGTGCGCCGGATCAGGAAGACGCCGATCGTCGTCAACGACTCGCGCGGCTTCTTCACCTCGCGCGTCATCGGGCACTTCATCAACGAGGGCGTCGCGATGGTCGGCGAGGGCGTCGAGCCCGCGTCCGTCGAGCAGGCGGCGGCCCAGGCCGGCTACCCGGCCAAGGTCCTCTCGCTGATGGACGAGCTGACGCTCACCCTGCCCCGCAAGATCCGCAACGAGACCCGGCGCGCCGTCGAGGAGGCGGGCGGCACCTGGACCCCGCACCCGTCGGACGCCGTCATCGACCGGATGGTCGACGAGTTCGGGCGCCCCGGACGCAGCGGTGGCGCGGGCTTCTACGAGTACGACGAGGACGGCAGGCGCGCGCGCCTCTGGCCCGGTCTGCGCGAGCACTTCACCAAGCCGGACACGGACGTCCCGTTCGCCGACATGCAGGAGCGGATGCTCTTCTCCGAGGCTCTGGACAGTGTCCGCTGCCTGGAGGAGAACGTCCTGATCACCGTCGCCGACGCCAACATCGGCTCCATCATGGGCATCGGCTTCCCGGCCTGGACCGGCGGCGTGCTCCAGTACATCAACGGGTACGAGGGAGGCCTGCCCGGCTTCGTGGCGCGTGCCCGGCAGCTCGCCGAGCGCTACGGCGACCGCTTCCTGCCGCCCGCGCTGCTCCTGGAGAAGGCGGAGAAGGGCGAGACCTTCCACGACTGA
- a CDS encoding acetyl-CoA C-acetyltransferase — MSTEAFVYDAIRTPRGRGKANGALHGTKPIDLVVGLIHEIRARFPDLDPAAIDDIVLGVVSPLGDQGSDIARIAAIAAGLPDSVAGVQENRFCASGLEAVNLAAAKVRSGWEDLVLAGGVESMSRVPMGSDGGAWAMDPMTSFETGFAPQGIGADLIATIEGFSRRDVDEYAALSQERAAAAWKDERFGRSVVPVRDRNGLLVLDHDEHMRPGTTADSLASLKPSFAAIGEMGGFDAVALQKYHWVEKIDHVHHAGNSSGIVDGAALVAIGSKEVGERYGLTPRARIVSAAVSGSEPTIMLTGPAPATRKALAKAGLTIDDIDLVEINEAFAGVVLRFVRDMGLSLDKVNVNGGAIALGHPLGATGAMILGTLIDELERRDKRYGLVTLCVGGGMGVATVIERL; from the coding sequence TTGAGTACCGAAGCGTTCGTCTACGACGCGATCCGCACCCCGCGCGGTCGCGGCAAGGCCAATGGCGCCCTGCACGGAACCAAGCCGATCGACCTCGTCGTCGGCCTCATCCACGAGATCCGGGCCCGCTTCCCGGACCTCGACCCCGCGGCCATCGACGACATCGTCCTCGGCGTGGTCAGCCCGCTCGGCGACCAGGGCTCCGACATCGCCCGTATCGCCGCGATCGCGGCCGGACTCCCGGACTCCGTCGCGGGCGTCCAGGAGAACCGCTTCTGCGCCTCGGGCCTTGAAGCGGTCAACCTCGCTGCCGCGAAGGTCCGTTCGGGCTGGGAGGACCTCGTCCTGGCCGGTGGCGTCGAGTCGATGTCCCGGGTGCCGATGGGCTCCGACGGCGGCGCCTGGGCCATGGACCCGATGACCAGCTTCGAGACCGGCTTCGCCCCGCAGGGCATCGGCGCCGACCTCATCGCCACCATCGAGGGCTTCTCCCGCCGGGACGTCGACGAGTACGCCGCGCTGTCCCAGGAACGCGCCGCCGCGGCCTGGAAGGACGAGCGCTTCGGCCGCTCCGTCGTACCCGTCAGGGACCGCAACGGCCTGCTCGTCCTCGACCACGACGAGCACATGCGGCCCGGCACCACCGCCGACTCGCTCGCCTCCCTCAAGCCGTCCTTCGCCGCGATCGGCGAGATGGGCGGCTTCGACGCCGTCGCCCTGCAGAAGTACCACTGGGTCGAGAAGATCGACCACGTCCACCACGCGGGCAACTCCTCCGGCATCGTGGACGGCGCCGCCCTCGTCGCCATCGGCTCGAAGGAGGTCGGCGAGCGCTACGGCCTCACCCCGCGCGCCCGGATCGTCTCCGCGGCCGTCTCCGGATCCGAACCCACCATCATGCTGACCGGGCCCGCACCGGCCACCCGCAAGGCGCTGGCCAAGGCCGGGCTCACCATCGACGACATCGACCTCGTCGAGATCAACGAGGCCTTCGCCGGCGTCGTCCTGCGCTTCGTGCGGGACATGGGCCTCTCCCTCGACAAGGTCAACGTCAACGGCGGCGCCATCGCACTGGGCCACCCGCTCGGCGCGACCGGCGCGATGATCCTCGGCACGCTCATCGACGAACTGGAGCGGCGGGACAAGCGCTACGGCCTCGTCACCCTCTGCGTCGGCGGCGGCATGGGCGTCGCCACCGTCATCGAGCGTCTCTGA
- a CDS encoding acyl-CoA dehydrogenase family protein, which yields MQRQIFTEEHDAFRETVRTFLAKEALPHYEQWEKDGIVSREAWLAAGRQGLLGLAVPEEFGGGGNADFRYSAVLAEEFTRAGVAGLALGLHNDIIGPYLTGLGTEEQKRRWLPGFCSGEIITAIAMTEPGAGSDLQGIRTTAEDKGDHWLLNGSKTFISNGILADLVIVVAKTSPEGGAKGLSLLVVERGAEGFERGRNLDKIGQKSQDTAELFFNDVRVPKENLLGELDGAFIHLMTNLAQERMGIAVAGIAAAEYLLEITTQYVKEREAFGRPLSKLQHIRFEIAEMATECAVTRAFLDRCIVDHSAGTLDAVHASMAKWWATELQKRVADRCLQLHGGYGYMTEYRVAKAFTDGRIQTIYGGTTEIMKEIIGRSLLG from the coding sequence GTGCAGCGGCAGATCTTCACCGAAGAGCACGACGCGTTCCGCGAGACCGTCCGCACCTTCCTGGCCAAGGAGGCGCTCCCGCACTACGAGCAGTGGGAGAAGGACGGCATCGTCTCGCGCGAGGCCTGGCTCGCGGCCGGCCGGCAGGGGCTGCTCGGCCTCGCCGTACCCGAGGAGTTCGGGGGCGGCGGCAACGCCGACTTCCGCTACAGCGCCGTCCTCGCCGAGGAGTTCACCCGGGCCGGAGTCGCGGGACTGGCGCTCGGCCTGCACAACGACATCATCGGCCCCTACCTCACCGGACTCGGCACCGAGGAGCAGAAGCGGCGCTGGCTGCCCGGCTTCTGCTCGGGCGAGATCATCACCGCCATCGCGATGACCGAACCCGGTGCGGGCTCCGACCTCCAGGGCATCCGCACCACCGCCGAGGACAAGGGCGACCACTGGCTGCTCAACGGCTCGAAGACCTTCATCTCCAACGGCATCCTCGCCGACCTGGTGATCGTCGTCGCCAAGACCTCACCGGAGGGCGGCGCGAAGGGCCTCTCGCTGCTCGTGGTCGAACGCGGAGCGGAAGGCTTCGAGCGCGGCCGCAACCTCGACAAGATCGGCCAGAAGTCCCAGGACACCGCCGAGTTGTTCTTCAACGACGTGCGCGTCCCCAAGGAGAACCTCCTCGGCGAGCTCGACGGCGCCTTCATCCACCTCATGACCAACCTGGCCCAGGAACGGATGGGCATAGCGGTCGCCGGAATCGCCGCGGCCGAGTACCTCCTGGAGATCACCACCCAGTACGTCAAGGAGCGTGAAGCCTTCGGGCGGCCCCTCTCCAAGCTCCAGCACATCAGGTTCGAGATCGCCGAGATGGCCACCGAGTGCGCCGTCACCAGGGCCTTCCTCGACCGGTGCATCGTCGACCACTCGGCCGGGACGCTCGATGCCGTACACGCCTCGATGGCCAAGTGGTGGGCCACCGAACTGCAGAAGCGCGTCGCCGACCGCTGTCTCCAACTCCACGGCGGATACGGCTACATGACCGAGTACCGGGTCGCGAAGGCGTTCACCGACGGCCGCATCCAGACCATCTACGGCGGTACGACCGAGATCATGAAGGAGATCATCGGCCGCTCGCTGCTCGGCTGA